In Lemur catta isolate mLemCat1 chromosome 1, mLemCat1.pri, whole genome shotgun sequence, one DNA window encodes the following:
- the SLC19A1 gene encoding reduced folate transporter, producing MPSGPVVEKQAPAEAGPDLELQSWRCLVFYLCFYGFMAQMRPGESFITPYLLGPSKNFTQEQVTNEIMPVLSYSYMLVLVPIFLLTDYLRYKPVLLLQGLSYVSVWLLLLLGRSVLHMQLMEFFYSVTMAARIAYSSYIFSLVRPARYQRMAGLSRAAVLLGVFTSSVLGQLLVTAGGVSFTTLNYVSLAFLTFSLLLALFLKRPKRSLFFNRGAPLRAASPSELGPMRPGPAPPRELPAARGDFILARMLRELGASLRRPQLRLWSLWWVFNSAGYYLIVYYVHILWNVVRPATDSARVYNGAADAASTLLGAMTSFAAGFLKIRWALWSKLVIAGITAAQAGLVFLLFSSYSIWPCYAAFVLFRGFYQFLVPIATFQIASSLSKELCALVFGVNTFFATILKTVITLIVSDKRGLGLVVHSQFQVYFLYFLVLSVLYLLGAVLDGLRHFQRGHQPLPLAQELRSPLEEKAAQGLSLKDGDLGGPQPSAPPPHPEDSAWAPGLASQGQSQPAPAQPALLPRPSGQLGS from the exons ATGCCCTCCGGCCCCGTGGTGGAGAAGCAGGCGCCCGCAGAGGCCGGGCCGGACCTCGAGCTGCAGTCGTGGCGGTGCCTGGTGTTCTACCTGTGCTTCTACGGCTTCATGGCGCAGATGCGGCCCGGAGAGAGCTTCATCACGCCCTACCTGCTGGGCCCCAGCAAGAACTTCACCCAGGAGCAG GTCACCAACGAGATCATGCCGGTGCTGTCCTACTCGTACATGCTGGTGCTGGTGCCCATCTTCCTGCTCACCGACTACCTGCGCTACAAGCCggtgctgctgctgcagggcctGAGCTACGTGTCCgtgtggctgctgctgctgctgggccgcTCCGTGCTGCACATGCAGCTCATGGAGTTCTTCTACAGCGTCACCATGGCCGCGCGCATCGCCTACTCCTCCTACATCTTCTCCCTCGTGCGCCCGGCGCGCTACCAGCGCATGGCCGGCCTCTCGCGCGCCGCGGTGCTGCTGGGCGTGTTCACCAGCTCCGTGCTGGGCCAGCTGCTGGTCACCGCGGGCGGCGTGTCCTTCACCACGCTCAACTACGTGTCCCTGGCCTTCCTCACCTTCAGCCTGCTGCTCGCGCTCTTCCTCAAGCGCCCCAAGAGGAGCCTCTTCTTTAACCGCGGCGCGCCCCTGCGCGCGGCCTCGCCCTCGGAGCTGGGCCCCATgcgccccggccccgcgccgccCCGGGAGCTGCCTGCCGCCCGCGGGGACTTCATCCTGGCGCGCATGCTGCGGGAGCTGGGGGCCAGCCTGCGCCGGCCGCAGCTGCGCCTCTGGTCGCTCTGGTGGGTCTTCAACTCGGCCGGCTACTACCTGATCGTCTACTACGTGCACATCCTGTGGAACGTGGTGCGCCCGGCCACGGACAGCGCACGCGTCTACAACGGCGCGGCGGACGCCGCCTCCACGCTGCTGG GTGCCATGACGTCCTTCGCCGCTGGCTTCCTGAAGATCCGCTGGGCGCTGTGGTCCAAGCTGGTCATCGCGGGCATCACGGCGGCGCAGGCCGGGCTGGTCTTCCTCCTGTTCAGTTCCTACAGCATCTGGCCCTGCTACGCCGCCTTCGTGCTCTTCCGCGGCTTCTACCAGTTCCTCGTGCCCATCGCCAC ATTTCAGATCGCGTCTTCTCTGTCTAAAGAGCTCTGCGCCCTGGTCTTCGGAGTCAACACGTTCTTCGCCACCATTCTCAAAACTGTCATCACGCTCATCGTCTCGGACAAGCGGGGGCTGGGCCTCGTGGTCCACTCGCAG TTCCAGGTCTACTTCCTGTACTTCCTGGTCCTCTCCGTCCTCTACCTCCTGGGGGCCGTGCTCGATGGCCTGCGGCACTTCCAGCGGGGCCACCAGCCGCTGCCCCTGGCCCAGGAGCTGAGGAGCCCCCTGGAGGAGAAGGCCGCGCAGGGGCTCAGCCTGAAGGACGGGGACCTCGGTGGCCCGCAGCCCTCTGCTCCGCCACCGCACCCAGAGGACAGCGCCTGGGCCCCTGGGCTGGCCTCTCAGGGGCAGAGCCAGCCTGCCCCGGCCCAGCCCGCTCTCCTGCCCCGGCCCAGCGGGCAGCTGGGCTCCTGA